The genomic DNA CGAGCACCGCGTCCAGCTTGTCCGTGTCCACCTGGAGCGTGACCCGGCTGCCCCGGACGTTCAGATCGTGCACCCCGGGCAGGTGGGCGAGCCCGTCGGGCGCGCCGGACAGCTCGGCGGTGATGCTCGTACGGGTCAGGTGGCGCATGTCCGCCAGCGAACCCGTCTCCACCGTCCGGCCCTGCCGGATGATGCTGATCCGGTCGCAGAGCGCCTCGACCTCGCTGAGGATGTGGCTGGAGAGCAGCACGGTCCGCCCGCGCTCCCGCTCCTCCTCGACACAGCTCTGGAAGACCTCCTCCATGAGCGGGTCGAGCCCGCTGGTCGGCTCGTCCAGGATCAGCAGGTCGACATCGGAGGCGAACGCGGCGACCAGGGCGACCTTCTGCCGGTTGCCCTTGGAGTACGTACGCCCCTTCTTCGTCGGGTCCAGCTCGAACCGCTCGACCAGATCGGCGCGGCGGGAGCGGTCCAGGCCGCCGCGCAGCCGCCCGTAGAGGTCTATGACCTCACCGCCGGAGAGGTTGCGCCACAGGGTGACATCACCGGGGACGTACGCCACGCGCCGGTGCAGGGCTACCGCGTCGTGCCACGGGTCCCCGCCCAGCAGCTGCGCGGCGCCCGAGTCGGCCCGCAACAGCCCGAGCAGGACCCGGATGGTGGTGGACTTCCCGGCGCCGTTCGGCCCGAGGAAGCCGTGAACCTCACCGGTCTCGACCGTGAGGTCGAGGCCGTCCAGCGCGTGTGTCCGCCCGAACGACTTGTGCAGTCCGGCCACGGTGATTGCCTTCGTCATGTTCTGAACGTACGCTACTTTCACAAACTTGTGAAGTTAAGGAAGCGTATAAAATTGAGGCAGGACCGGCCAGGGGAGACGATGGGGCGATGAGCAGCGACAACGGCGCGGACACGCGCGACGAGCAGGACGGGCGGGACATGGAGGCCGTGTCGCGGTTCGTCGAGCGGTTCGCCGCGGACATGACCGACGCAGGCATGCAGCGCATGGCTTCCCGCGTCTTCGCGGCGCTCCTCGTCGACGACGACGCCTCGATGACCTCGGCCGAGCTGGCCCTCGCGCTCCAGATCTCCCCGGCCGCGGTGTCCGGTGCGGTCAGCTATCTCACTCAGGTCAGCATGGTCAGCCGCGAGCGCGAGCCGGGCTCGCGCCGGGACCGCTACCGCCTGCAGAACGAGGTCTGGTACACCGCGTTCGCCAGCCGGGACCGAGTGCTCACGCGCTGGGAGGACACCCTCCGGGAGGGCGCCCGCACGCTGGGCGTGGATTCACCGGCAGGGGCCCGGCTCGCGGAGACGGCGGCGTTCTTCGAGTTCGTCCAGGCGGAGTTGGTGGGGATGCTGGACCGTTGGAAGGCCCACCGCGAGACGCTGGGCCTCACGCCGGACGCGGTGAAGCGCTGAAGGCTTCCCCGCGCCGGCGGGCGCGGCGCCCTGTACGCGGCGCCCTGTACGCGGCGCCTTGTGCGCGGTGCCTTGTCCGCGACGCCCTGTAGGCGATGCCCTGTACGCGGTGCCCTACACCAGCGGGTGCGACGTCCTGCCGGACGCCTCGTCGATCTCCTCGTGCGCCTTGGTCAGCAGCCTCATCGCCAGTTCGTTGAGCGCCCGCGCGCCCGCGATCTCCTCGCCGACCCTCTGCTGGTCGGAGTCGGAGGGGTGGCGGCTGGCGTAGCCGTGCGCCCGCATCTCCGTACCGTCGGAGAGCCTCACCATGGCCGCCGCACGGGTGCGGTGGGTGTCTTCCTCGAATTCCAGCTCGATGTGCCAGCCCACAGCGGTCCGGGTCATGACGGTCACCTCCGAAACCTCAGAACCTCAGCAACGCGGAACCTCGGTGACTCGGAACCTCGGAACCCCGAAACCTCAGTAACTCGGAAACCTGAGGGCCCCACGGTCCCCAGGGTCCCCCGCAGCCCCCAAAGCCCCCGGCCTCTCTCTCAGAGTGCGCCCGTTGCCCCGTCCGCGCTCGCCGGGCACGGCAGCATCAGCCCCCACGCCCCCGCCCGCACCGTCCAGGTCCGGGTCCGCACCGGGCCGCCGACCTGTATGTCCGCCCGGTAGCGGAAGTCCGCGCCGGAGACCGTGACGGACAACGCCTCCGCCGTGACCTTCTCGCCCGACGAGGTGTGCACCACCACACCGGCGAGGCCGCCGTCGCCCCGGGCGGCCACCGAGACGCACTCGACCGGCCGGTCCAGGTCATTGAGCAGGACCCCGTCGGCCTCGACGCGCAGCCGGTGCCTGCGCGGCGGCGCGGCATGGCCGGGCGGCGCCGGGCGGACGAGGGACGCGACCAGCGAGCGGCAGGTGTCCCAGACCGCCGTGACGCCCGTGTGCGGCTCGCCCGGGTCCGGATCGGCGTGGTCCGCGCCGGTGCCGGGAGCCGGGGGCGGGCCGGGGATGCGCAGATGGCCCAGGACCACGCCGTCGCTGTCGTCCACCAGCAGGTCCAGCTTCCGTACGGCCCCGTCGAGGGCCGTCCTCGCGGCCGCCACCGCGCCCCGGGGCACGCCGAGCGCATACGCCAGCTCCAGCGCATGCGCGGCGCCGACCGGGATGAGGGACAGCGCGCCGTCGGACAGCTCCCGCTCGCGGTGCAGCTGGGCCACCGCGCGCAGCAGCGCGTGATCGTCGCCGACGACCACCGGCCTGCGATTGCCCCGCCGGGCCAGGGCCCGCGCGAACTCCTCCGGACTGTCCGGAAGGCAGATCTTGGCGTGCGAGCCGGCGCTCAGCACGTCCTTGGCGATACGTACGGACTCGCCGTCGGTCCGGCGGGCAACCGGGTCGATGAGCACCAGGAGCTGGTGGTCGCCGTCGCCGGGGGGCTCTGCAGCCGACACCTCGGTCCTTCCTCGGGTAGCATCTTGGTGCAAGAGCCCCTTGCGCTATTGCGCCAGGGGCTTCGTCTATTCCGGGGCACCCGGTTCGACGGCTCAGGCTTTGCCGTACATCGTCGTGCGGCAGGTACGACCTTTACGTACGCCCCCTGGCCTTGGACATGCCCCGCCCGGAAGGGGTGTACGCCTGTGCCCGCACTTGTGCTGCTCGGTGCTCAGTGGGGTGACGAGGGCAAGGGGAAGGCCACCGACCTCCTCGGTGGATCCGTGGACTATGTGGTGCGTTACCAAGGCGGCAACAACGCCGGTCACACGGTCGTCGTAGGCGACCAGAAGTACGCACTGCATCTCCTCCCCTCCGGAATCCTGTCGCCGGGATGTACTCCGGTCATCGGTAACGGTGTCGTGGTCGACCCGGCGGTCCTGCTCTCCGAGCTGAGCGGTCTGAACGAGCGTGGCGTCGACACGTCCAAGCTTCTGATCAGCGGCAACGCTCATTTGATCACTCCGTACAACGTCACGCTCGACAAGGTGACGGAACGCTTCCTCGGGAAGCGCAAGATCGGCACGACCGGCCGCGGCATCGGCCCGACGTACGCCGACAAGATCAACCGTGTGGGCATCCGTGTCCAGGACCTCTACGACGAGTCGATCCTGGAGCAGAAGGTCGAAGCGGCCCTGGAGCAGAAGAACCAGCTCCTGGCCAAGGTCTTCAACCGGCGCGCGATCGAGGCCGGGAAGATCGTCGAGGAGATGCTCCAGTACGCGGAGCAGATCAAGCCCTACGTCGCCGACACGACGCTGATCCTGAACGACGCCATCGACGAGGGCAAGGTCGTCCTGTTCGAGGGCGGCCAGGGCACCCTGCTCGACGTCGACCACGGCACGTACCCCTTCGTCACCTCGTCGAACCCGACCGCCGGCGGTGCCTGCACCGGTTCCGGCGTGGGCCCGACGAAGATCAGCCGGGTCATCGGCATCCTCAAGGCCTATACGACGCGCGTCGGCGCCGGTCCGTTCCCCACGGAGCTGCTCGACGAGGACGGCGAGGCGCTGCGGCGCATCGGTGGCGAGCGCGGTGTGACCACCGGCCGTGACCGTCGCTGCGGCTGGTTCGACGCCCCGATCGCGCGGTACGCGACCCGGGTCAACGGCCTCACCGACTTCTTCCTCACCAAGCTCGACGTGCTCACCGGCTGGGAGCAGATCCCGGTCTGTGTGGCGTACGAGATCGACGG from Streptomyces sp. NBC_00654 includes the following:
- a CDS encoding ABC transporter ATP-binding protein; translated protein: MTKAITVAGLHKSFGRTHALDGLDLTVETGEVHGFLGPNGAGKSTTIRVLLGLLRADSGAAQLLGGDPWHDAVALHRRVAYVPGDVTLWRNLSGGEVIDLYGRLRGGLDRSRRADLVERFELDPTKKGRTYSKGNRQKVALVAAFASDVDLLILDEPTSGLDPLMEEVFQSCVEEERERGRTVLLSSHILSEVEALCDRISIIRQGRTVETGSLADMRHLTRTSITAELSGAPDGLAHLPGVHDLNVRGSRVTLQVDTDKLDAVLVSLTASGVRSLTSTPPTLEELFLRHYAADEAPEGVTAR
- a CDS encoding GbsR/MarR family transcriptional regulator gives rise to the protein MSSDNGADTRDEQDGRDMEAVSRFVERFAADMTDAGMQRMASRVFAALLVDDDASMTSAELALALQISPAAVSGAVSYLTQVSMVSREREPGSRRDRYRLQNEVWYTAFASRDRVLTRWEDTLREGARTLGVDSPAGARLAETAAFFEFVQAELVGMLDRWKAHRETLGLTPDAVKR
- a CDS encoding DUF1876 domain-containing protein; its protein translation is MTRTAVGWHIELEFEEDTHRTRAAAMVRLSDGTEMRAHGYASRHPSDSDQQRVGEEIAGARALNELAMRLLTKAHEEIDEASGRTSHPLV
- a CDS encoding diacylglycerol kinase, with amino-acid sequence MSAAEPPGDGDHQLLVLIDPVARRTDGESVRIAKDVLSAGSHAKICLPDSPEEFARALARRGNRRPVVVGDDHALLRAVAQLHRERELSDGALSLIPVGAAHALELAYALGVPRGAVAAARTALDGAVRKLDLLVDDSDGVVLGHLRIPGPPPAPGTGADHADPDPGEPHTGVTAVWDTCRSLVASLVRPAPPGHAAPPRRHRLRVEADGVLLNDLDRPVECVSVAARGDGGLAGVVVHTSSGEKVTAEALSVTVSGADFRYRADIQVGGPVRTRTWTVRAGAWGLMLPCPASADGATGAL
- a CDS encoding adenylosuccinate synthase → MPALVLLGAQWGDEGKGKATDLLGGSVDYVVRYQGGNNAGHTVVVGDQKYALHLLPSGILSPGCTPVIGNGVVVDPAVLLSELSGLNERGVDTSKLLISGNAHLITPYNVTLDKVTERFLGKRKIGTTGRGIGPTYADKINRVGIRVQDLYDESILEQKVEAALEQKNQLLAKVFNRRAIEAGKIVEEMLQYAEQIKPYVADTTLILNDAIDEGKVVLFEGGQGTLLDVDHGTYPFVTSSNPTAGGACTGSGVGPTKISRVIGILKAYTTRVGAGPFPTELLDEDGEALRRIGGERGVTTGRDRRCGWFDAPIARYATRVNGLTDFFLTKLDVLTGWEQIPVCVAYEIDGKRVEELPYSQTDFHHAKPIYEMLPGWSEDITKAKTFDDLPKNARAYVKALEEMSGAPISAIGVGPGRTETIEINSFL